The following coding sequences are from one Triticum dicoccoides isolate Atlit2015 ecotype Zavitan chromosome 4A, WEW_v2.0, whole genome shotgun sequence window:
- the LOC119285918 gene encoding uncharacterized protein LOC119285918, whose amino-acid sequence MAVEVDDTRKHRVAAFLDDPFQVMQAKRGRCSPSATADSVADLGINMEFDPVEAVQFVFPGADPQLPRGYLEASGNVLDAAIRSFRDYLASDSATTNAGASSSGVASDVPVMNTPANRIEWAELIVKEMSSASDLNHARNRVFRILEMFDKCAANYSTPDEAHKCVR is encoded by the exons ATGGCGGTGGAGGTCGACGACACTCGGAAGCACAGGGTGGCGGCTTTCCTGGACGACCCCTTCCAGGTGATGCAGGCGAAGCGGGGCCGGTGCTCACCGTCCGCCACCGCGGACTCGGTCGCCGACCTCGGCATTAACATGGAGTTCGACCCCGTCGAGGCGGTCCAGTTCGTCTTCCCCGGCGCCGATCCGCAG CTTCCGCGGGGCTATCTCGAAGCGTCGGGAAATGTCTTGGATGCTGCCATCAGAAGCTTCAGGGATTATTTGGCATCGGATTCAGCAACGACCAATGCTGGTGCCTCCTCATCTGGAG TGGCATCTGATGTGCCGGTGATGAATACTCCAGCCAACAGGATTGAATGGGCAGAGCTAATTGTCAAGGAGATGTCGTCCGCTTCAGATCTGAATCACGCCAGGAATCGAGTCTTCAGGATACTTGAAATGTTCGACAAATGTGCTGCAAACTACAGTACTCCTGATGAGGCGCATAAATGCGTGAG ATGA